The stretch of DNA ATTTCATCGGACTCCGTGACAGGCTCTACTTTGCCCGTTTGATGAAAAAGGTCGGAACAGAACAACGTGCCGTTTGTTTCTTCAAATAGCGATCCTGCATCCCAGCCGTGGGGTAGGTGAGGGGTTGAAACGTATCGGAAACGATATTTCCCCGTAGTCAGCACGTCCTCTTTCTGGAGGCCCCTAGGCGGCCGAATCGCAAAGTCACTAATGTTTACAAGAGCCCCAACGACACTGCATGCCGGCTCTGCCAGTGGTGCTGCATTCAGCCATTCATTAAGACCGCCACATTCGTCAACCTCAAAATGGCTCCAGCTTATCCAGCGTATAGTCTTTGGATCAACCAGTTTCGAAGCAGCTTCGTACAGCTCGGGGAACATTTTTCGCATACCTGTATGATAAATGAGAGGTTCTTCATCCCTGACAAGAAAATGGTTAAACTGTAAGTCAAAGTCCCCAACATATATTGAGATGCGGTACACATCCGGGGCAATTTCGGTCACTGTGGCCATATCTAACCTCCTAAACTGTTCTAATCAATTTGTTGAAAGGTACCTAAGAATAATAAGTATTCCAATTTACCCTCCTCCAATCATACACGGACACAGTCATTGGGAATCTATCATATTTGCGATCGCGGCAGCACGCATAGCATAATTTCTTTTAATTTTACCTAGAGGTTAGCCCAAACATCGGAGTAGTTATCTTCTCCTCCTTACACTCTGGACATCTACTCGGCTTAGCCCACTTCTCTCTATGCTCAAATATAAATCCACATTTTAGACACTTCGAGGGCTCCATTACAAAATCATATCCCTTATGTTTTGCGGATTGTTTTACATGAGGTAAGTGTGCAATTACTTCTTTTTCTGAAATGCTTAGTGTCTGAGATAGGTCCCTTATTGTCTTCAATCCCAACAGAAGTTCATCTGTAATTGCCTGTCGAGTTGTTTTAGCTTGTATCATCTATCTTCGCTCTAAAAATTATTTAGAAATAACAGGGAATGGGGAAAAATATTAAATAAATTTACGCAACTTAGGTTGAGTCACCGAAATCTATTAAATTACCTGTCGAACTGCCGAATTCCCCGTAGCTCGCTACATGGGTTCTACTGTCATTGCGAAATTTGC from Thermodesulfobacteriota bacterium encodes:
- a CDS encoding MBL fold metallo-hydrolase, with protein sequence MATVTEIAPDVYRISIYVGDFDLQFNHFLVRDEEPLIYHTGMRKMFPELYEAASKLVDPKTIRWISWSHFEVDECGGLNEWLNAAPLAEPACSVVGALVNISDFAIRPPRGLQKEDVLTTGKYRFRYVSTPHLPHGWDAGSLFEETNGTLFCSDLFHQTGKVEPVTESDE
- a CDS encoding transcriptional regulator, translated to MIQAKTTRQAITDELLLGLKTIRDLSQTLSISEKEVIAHLPHVKQSAKHKGYDFVMEPSKCLKCGFIFEHREKWAKPSRCPECKEEKITTPMFGLTSR